One Citrus sinensis cultivar Valencia sweet orange chromosome 5, DVS_A1.0, whole genome shotgun sequence genomic window, tgcccttctctaaaggttgagtcatttagggttgccatggatcttttactctagacgattaagtcttaacaagagaacaaggctctgataccaattgaaatacaagtatgcaacccaagagggggggtgaattgggattctaaaaattattcaatttataaagaaaaacttaatgcaaatataatccaaattcaaagcaataacaattaagttgatcacaatataaagagataagggaagagggattcaaacacagagatttttacgtggttcggccaacctcgcctacgtccacgcctccaagctttccgggcttgaggattccactaagcaagcctccaaggcttcaaatgcttacacttgacttccaaggtgtcaataaacctttacaacaagagattatccccaatcccTTAatccaagtgtatcccaacacttacaatcactcaaagtaaaagattacaaattgatttgcctctcacaatatatagGATTACACAATGGtgcttaatatgtgaatagatgaagcaagaatgtgttctaagctctataaagattgtattctcgaatattagctcaatggtcgtgttgtgatcaactttctttgaatttgaatgagcttatttatatctggagctgaaaatctagccgttacaaactgtcggacaaaaaacggttcgccgttaaccctaaacggttaaccatttcggttggtcaaagttaccgttgggccagatttcaaataaatggtttgccgtttaggattaacctttcgccgttaaattccagagacctgcaagatgaacattagttatccgtttacactaaacggttaaggacttCCATGAAGTGACTtctctggatattatcggttaaccgttttcaataaacggttagccgtttgtctCCAGTAACTTGCAAAATAATTTAGCCTTATCAGGTTTTGTTACTTAGTGCCAGAGGAGAACAACCTTCAATTCTggacgttatcggttaaccgttcaaaataaacggttcaccgttaagttCCAGTAGCCTTCTCATCTTTTAAGTTTTCCGTctttcataaacggttagagctTTAGGCATTATGTTGCTCTCTGGaattaatcggttaaccgtttaaataaacggtttaccgttaaGTTTCAGTAACCTtcccatcttttgtgttttccgtttttcataaacggttagaggtttaggaaatatgttgctctctggcTGTTATCGGTTCACCGTTTAactaaacggttcaccgtttataaCCAGAATTGCATTTTAAACTAGTTTTTGCAGagaatctttttctaatttgaaagtccatcttttatgaagaatgaatggaatgattactaaggctttcgtttattaagaaatagctccaatatttttatcaaaaaccatttaaaatttgttatcatcaaaatcaatattattaacatattcatatTAACACAAGTGTTATCTTGCagattcccccccccccctttttttctttctgcaTTAAAACTGCAACAAATGGAAGTGACTGCCTTGATTTTAGCTCCTGTAAAAAAGTGCTTGGGGCAATGTCTTTTGTATTAGCAAGTCATCAAACACCATCGTTTAAATATAGAATCCTGAGTTGCTATCGAAAATTCCAAGTCTTTCACCTGTCAGTTTCTTAAAAGCTACAAATCTTGATATATATTGACAAAGCAAACCGTCTGTGGGCTGAAATGCTTCCACGGATCAGGAAGGAATTTGGTGTTGACACTATATGTTATGTAGATAACTACAGTTGATATTTTTTACCCAAAATTTGTCGCATTTGACAATTCACTAACAGTGTTTCCTTGTGTTATCAGGCTGTCATATGTGAATTGAAAGATTAAGAAAGATTGATTCTAACTGACTTATGCAATTGAAGATTATGAAAAAGCATTTGCACTAAAGTTCCCAGCTTGTTTAATTGCTGAGAAGAGGCACATTCATTCTGAGTACTTGAGTTTCAGATTTCCAAGATGTGTAATTTTAGTTGCCATTGAAATATTTAGTCGCTCATTCTTAAAAATCTGTTCTAATTTCCCAGTTATTTTGCGCCATAAACAGTTTAACAAGTCTGCATGTGGTTTCTAAAGATTGATGGTTATGATAAATATTGTGAggtatgaaatattaatttgctATAAATATGTGTacaaatttttactattaCATGGGGAGTGAAATTGTAACTTGCAGGGTCAAAAGAATCCTAATTTGCTTTAGGTAAGAAATCTTAATTTGCTTAAGTGTCTGCATTTgtgtacaaaagaaaaataagaaattctGTTACATGTGacctaaattttaattggtaGGGTCTTCATCAAATGTTTGTTATCAATACGGATCCCGGAATGTGTGGAACACCGTGAAAAGTTTGTCATAGTTTTGTGAAGAAGGCTGATTTATCTGATTCATAGAATTGTTAAAAGGGCATCGGGCGGGGGACAAAAGAAGTGTTGAAATCGAAAAGGTTAATGGTTGAAGCACGCAGTGTTgcaattaagttattattgtCTTGAAATAATAGGAGATGATCAGATGCTGCTTAAAGCATGCAGTTTCTGTTGCAATTGTATTGGCCTGGGTTAAGGGAACTATCAGAACTTTCAGAAGAAGATGGAGTTTCTCAAACCAAATCTAAGAAGATATCCCATATTCCCCTCTAGCTCTGTCTCAGCACACAAGTAAGTTCGTCTCTAGCTCTGTTTTTcattgtttgttatttttaatgtaaataagGAGCAGAGTTAATCTCTTATCTTGACCTTGCTTTGAGAAAACTGCTTTTAcatgtatttttaattcagATGTCcacaataatttcattttagtttgaGCTAAGTGATAACTATTCAAGGCTCGCTCACGCATTGGGAGAAGCTCCATGACGCAGGCTGCTGGGATTAGCTTGTGAAATTGCTGTGAAGAGGCACATTCATTGggagaaattcaattttagattttcatagtgtgtatgtttggttgcgattaaaatgatttttctcgTTGTTAATGATTTCTGATTTTCCAGTTCTGTATGACCATAAACAATTTTCCAAGTGCTGCATGTGGCGGCAAAAGATTCATGTTGATAATTATATCTTGTGTCATGCGTGTTGCATTTGAGCACACGCAGAAACAGAGCtcaaggaaaagaaattgacACTAGAAGATGTTGCAAATATAACAGAAGTATATTTCTACTTGCTGTCTGTTGGGATTATATGCTCTTTTaaagtatattaatttattttctgattaataaatatttaagatattttcaattgcataaatatatattgaataaggtccgtttaatcatattatatgtatttatgtgatcatcatatggattcacagaagacataaatacaagttatcttatgattaaataaatttagttcgcagttgataaatagagttgggtgttctatttatgtttagactgtaataaattcattgaatggcttgtcttaatcatatatgaatttactgatgtagtttgactacattgagctggatcacatatgagatttaattaaccttgaaatgactgtcagacttattaaatctcataggcattgattttactgtaatcttaatcttgagttagttatgatttcatgattgtaattgttattccatttgagttaccaatgggcacgacacacacTTGTGGttaagattacccggtatcttggtgggagtaattatgagtattgaagttataaattaacaatatagaattcttgatgggttttcggcacttgatcatagaattctctggccagagtgtgtcaacatatttagtatgtttgaaaatgatcattagagaaaaccaataagtatcaaggaacaagatgtaattaaatcgattggacagttgagatattgatttaattaacgatgtggtacaaaggattatgcagtaaagaaatcaatgtggcataggtcgaattattattcgagtaCACTATCCTAgatagcatacaattatggaggtcaattccaatcttttagtggagtagatttggaattaaataattggactagtttaattacaggtctaattattgtagccactattgtatgtaccCATAtaatccccgggttagctcgtTTAATTGACCGCGCtgctactggattaataagcaagataactagctatttgggttaaaagcctaaataaattatttagtgGGAGTGTAATATGCTtgtgtgtaaggggccttgtgttattttacaaggcgGGCCCCTATAACACAAGAACAAGTAACgtcacttttgttttaattattttttaatttaaatcaaatgggatttaatagaattaaaaaataaataaatatggagcATAGGGTTTCCACtaaatagagatataaaaatgtttattttctcccaaaagAGACAGAGCAGCCACATTATACAGATTAGATAAAAAgactttttctctctaattttgagagaaaatttttctcttgctAGTTGCTTATAGTGGTGATAAAGGCgtccacacgtcaagtgcggatcaaacctgagtcataGTCTATAAGATCAGTGGTGAtggatcgtgatctaataggcgtggtggtgacggatcgtgatctaacaggagtggtggtaaCAGATCGTGATCTgagagcctaaatcacttcagcggaaaaagcaaagattgttcatcttctcagattttcaaggtacgatttctagattccgtattcctatatattgtatgagatcGGCCCTAAAAGTTTGTATAAAAAAcagatttttctccaacacGGTCAATTTACATTTGTTTCTTGTGTCATCCTATCTCATCCTCTCTCATTCTATCATTTTGGACAaagtttggaaaaaaaattatacgtAAATCACTTTCCAATGGTTCAGTGATTTTTGATTGGTTGTAAAATGTTGGGCCTCTTTTCAGATTTCTTATGTATTAACTGCTGTTGCCCCAGGATGCTGGCAGATCCAGCTTTTTTGTATAAACTTCTGGTAGAGCAGGCTCCCATAATTGGTTGCACTGTTTGGTGGGAGCTGGAGAATCGTAAGGATAGgcgtgtttttatttttcttttcacaacAAAGGAacttgctttttatttttattttatatattaagcTAATAAATGTTTGCTCCTTGTCGTTCCCAAACAATATATTAGAACGGAGTTGCCCATTTCGAGAATTTGACTTGCAAAAGAGAATCCATTCCCTTTTTTACAAGGCAGCAGAGTTGTGTATGGTGGGATTAACTGCAGGAGCAGTGCAAGGCTCTTTGTCAAACTATCTTGCTGGTAAAAAGGACAGGTAAACATGGTTGTAAAACTTCCTTTTCATTCCTCGTTCACTTATTCAtcacaaataaagaaaacttagaaaattGTTCTGTTTACTGTCTAAGCTAGTTTAACATTTGTTAAATTTGGGCCACCTTTAATGTCTGACAGGTTATCTGTGACAATCCCATCTGTGAGTACTAATGCGCTTGGTTATGGTGCTTTCCTTGGACTATGTGCAAACATGAGATACCAGCTATTGTGTGGATTTGATAGAGCGGTCATCAACCATTTTGATGTTATTGGAGTAGCACTGTTCTTAAGCACTGCTTTGAggtctctccctctctctcttttacgTATTTGTTTATTGATCTACATCTCTATATACATTGATAGACTATTCTGGTCGAACCAAATTACTAttgttttaatgttttgtttgttaaacTTTTGACTGGGGAATCTGTTTATTTGTCTGATATGATGTTAGTGTGGTTTCTATTGAAGTGTGTTAGATCTATCaccaattattatttcaatttttctttgcttAATCAACTTGCATTCTCTCCAAGTCCAGATCCTTAACAATAGTGAGACTTCGCTACAGAAGTACAATTTCTCTAGTTTTACAGTTAAATGTGTAAGAATGGTTTTAAATTAACAGAACTCTGAGATAATTCTCTAAGGAAGTACAAGTGGTGAATATGGTTCCAACTTTTAAGTGCCTTAATATTCCCGTTTGTTCAGCCCTGTGCGTAAACAATCAGTAATTGTTGTCCAAATTATTCTTTACTGCCTATATGTGTTGGACTTTGTCTATTGTTCAACTTCTCAAATGGATTCCATGCAGGGTTCTTAATGTCCAATTAGGAGAAAGATCAAGGCTTGCTTGGTTAGGAGTGGAAGCGGATCCGCTACTTCAGTCAGATGACCTTTTGAAGAAGGCTTACAACAGGCCGTCTCAGGATGTCAATGGCTCAACTCAAAAGTCCCCAAAGTGGTTGATATCAAAGAATGCCATTGTCTCTGGGCTTGGGCTCCTTGGCATCAAACAAGGGAATGTCGACTCTGTTGAAGGGGAAGCAAGGGCTAGTAAAGTGCGAAGAAAGAGGATAGTCCGGAAGAAGGTGACCGCATAAATTTCTGGGGAGTTAATCTAGTCAATAGCCCAATTTTGCTGCCTGTCGAAGAGATACAACACGGAAGTCGTCATCAAACTCTTTTGAGACATCTAAGAACTAGTAGGGAGGTGGTGGTATTTCACCGTGTTTCCTGGCAAGTATAGTTCACTGATAGAGGGATTCTTTTCTTGATGTCTAAATACTATATGTGATACAACTTCGTATATTCCAATTTTTCTCAAGTTAAATTCTAGTAAGTtagaaaagttaattttgttctAGCGATGAAttgttttcttaataataatggCCTGTTGCTTTGGAATCTTATTCACTCTCTGTAACCCAGTTAAATTGTGCAAATTCTACTGCAGATTTGTCAAACAGAGTGTCTCTGTGATTGTTTTGATACACTTTTGATGGCAAGTTCAAGTTTGAATCATCTTGTAATGCCAAAAAACCATAGCGCTTTTAATTACTAGATTGTACTCGAGTTTTTGTTTAGCTTTTAATTACGAGATCAGCTTTTAGTATCAGCggtaattataatataaacgTTGATATGATGTAATAAATAGGATTGTCAAATAAtactttcaataaaattagtaaaaaaatttaaaatttttttatattagagtATGAGATTAAATCAATTCAAGTAATATTATAAgagtatattttaaatttttttatattagagtATAAGATTAAATCAATTCAAGTAATATTATAAgagtatattttaaattttatattagagTATGAGATTAAATCAATTCAAGTAATATTATAAGTGTCTACTAAATACTCTTAACGTTgtatcttaaaaattatgctCTATGAAACTCTTACCAAATTTTAGTTGCACTTTCTAGCCCGATTGTAGAAATCCTTACTCGATGTGCAAGATGTTACTCAATTTTACTTAAATCTTACTCTTGTAGAAATCCTTACTCGATGTGCAAGATGTTACTCAATTTTACTTAAATCTTACTCTGACTTcgatttgtaaattttatgcCTAAATTTTTGTCAACAAATTGGTCCCAGTTCCATGCTTCTTCGGATTGTGTGATCCCACCAAAACCATTGCGTCCATTCAAAAGGGTTCCACGTTGAGTGCACGAAATCCACAAGTTTGATTTGAGCAGaaatagccaaaaaaaaaaaactgatgaAACCCACGTTCAAAGATGCCGTTGTCACGGAGGCCTAGACACTACACCCCATCCCCTTTGACcatgttttataattgaaGAGGCCattattgaattgaaaaaaaatgattcaaaatcccaaaatagaaaaagaaaagcaattgTTGGAAACACACTCGGAGTTTTAAATTGACATGAGgaaagaatttattattattattattattattattattattattattatttctttttaacaaaaatttaagcTCAGACAACATTATATGCCCAAAATACCCCTCACATTATCCCAAACTTTCTAAACTCCCCCACTCCTCTCAACATCATCTCTTCCAAAATCTTTCTTCCCCCAAAAACCAGCCATGGCTTCAAATTCAATCACCTCAACACTCCAATATTGGCTTGTAAACCACCCCCAAATCCTCAGCTTCACATGGACTCAGAACCAAACACTAGCTTCCTCCCCACACTTCCTCATTCTCTCCATCCTCACTTACCTCTCCCTCACATTCATCCTCTACCACATATCAACATcaacatcaccatcatcatcacctCTCATTGGACCCCACATCCTCAAGCCCATCACAGCCGTCCATAACCTCACCCTCCTCCTCCTCTCCCTCATCATGGCCGTTGGTTGCACTCTCTCCATCATCGTCCATTTGCCCCACCTCCATTACACCCTCTGTTTCCCCCCCACCATTTCTCCGTCTGGCCCCCTCTTCTTCTACGCTTACCTCTTCTACCTCTCCAAAATACTCGAATTCTTAGACACCCTTTTGATCATTTTGTCAAAATCCATCCAACGGCTCACGTTCCTCCACGTCTACCACCATGCAACCGTCGTCGTAATGTGCTACCTTTGGTTACAGACGAAGCAGTCTTTGTTTCCTATTGCACTTGTGACCAATGCAAGTGTGCATGTGATCATGTACGGGTACTATCTATTGTGTGTGATGGGGTTGCGGCCAAAGTGGAAGAGATTGGTCACTGATTGTCAGATTGTTCAGTTTGTGTTTAGTTTTGTTGTTTCGGTTTTGATGctgtattatcattttacgGGATTTGGTTGCTCTGGGATTTTGGGTTGGTGCTTCAATGCTGTGTTTAATGCTTCTCTTTTGAcactttttgttaattttcattccAAGAGCTACGCTAAAAAAAAGCAGGGATGATCAGAACAAATAGTTTTTGTGATTGTTTTGTgtgtgtgatttttttttttttcaagtttgattttgtttaattacgAAGGGTTGTGATCTGTTCATTGCAATTGACAGATATGTTTTCGAAGGAATTGCGTGGGATATACCCCATTTCTCTCGTACTACCCAAAATATACCTCCATCTATTAAAATCTGTAACTTTACATATACATACttaaaaaaccaaagaaagTACAAAAATAGCCTCAGTAAAATGccaacacaaaattaataCTCGACTCATTCAATCTACTTACTCGACTAGATACTCGACTTATTCAATTGCTTTCACTTCTTACTCAACTAAATGCTCAACTTACCAGACTTCAGACTCGACTTCGTACTCGACTAGATACTCGACTAGATACTCGACTTATTCAATTACCTTCACTTCTTACTCGACTTACCAAACTTCATACTCGACTTCGTACTCGACTAGATACTCGACTTATTCAATTGCCTTAACTTCTCACTCGACTGAATGCTCAACTTACCAAACTTCATACCTGACTTCGTACTCGACTAGTTACTCGACTTATTCAATTGCCTTCACTTCTCACTCGACTGAATGCTCAACTTACTAGACTTCACTtccttaaaaatattaatactcGACCCAATGTACTTACCTGACTTAATACTCGAcctctttaaaaattacataaattttacTCCACTTGTTCAAAAAATTCACttgacttttatttaatactcGACCACTTAATActcgactcatttaatatgCTTACTCAACTTCCTACTGGACCATATACTCGACTTACTTATCTCCAATTCTTGCTCGACTAAATTCTTGACATACCCGACTTCGTACTCGACATCTTCCTGCACTGAGAGGAAGAAATGTGTggattcttgatttttttaaggttATTTTTTACCTTCCCTATCTTCGTGaggtatatgtatataataggGTATAAATTTGGTATTTAAGGACAAATTGaggatatttaaataaaaaacccgATGTTTTTAATTGCCTAGACTTCGTATTTTCAGTTTTAGTAATACATGTCGTTTTTCATCACATTTGTTTAGTCTCTCCCTTTTAAATCCCCTGTCACACAAAAAATTTGGATTTGTGTTTTgtaaactaatatttttcattttgttaatgtattaattattattacctACATTTATGTGATAGGGCACATGCCACATCAAATtaagttatgaaattttgCAGCCCCTAAGCACTCAATGTTTGTAGGCACAAGTTCAAGTCCCACCATTTGTTaggatttaaataaagaaCATTATAACCATGCGTCCAAAAACTTAAAGTTAGCTTAAGTGCATGGATTCAAGTTCTAGTTATTGTTGGAATTCGATTTCCTTTCCAATTAAATTGggtaagggtaaaattatctcTCAATTAATAAGGACAGAGTGGATATCTCTCTCGATTTTTCTCCCAATTAAATTAGTTAGAGGTAAAATTATCTCTCGATTAATAAGAGTAGAATAAGCTTCGGTTGCAGATTTTGGCCATGGACATCAatagagaaaattatgaattggGGCTGCCAATTATCCAAAAAGCTGGTGTTGCTCACAAGATTGACTTCAGAGAAGGCCCTGCCCTGCCTGTTCTCGACCTACTGATCCAAGATGTAAAAAATCTCACCAGACccatcattttaaaaaaaatattatataataagtaCACGTAATCAAATGTAACTTGAgcgttaaaaaataaaaattgatataagAAGAGGATCCCCCTTCATTCATTACGTCTGagttaaagtttgaaatatgTTATTACAAATATTCAAAGAGCATAGGgattacaaaatgaaactaACAAATATGAATATCAATAAtctttataacaaaaatgatCTGGCAAGTGTCAACACACATACATGACACATAACTCTGTAGCATGAGATGGTCCAAACTCCTAAATCGATCGATCCATGCATGGACCTTATTCATAGCCAAGTGCACGTGAGATGGAACCATTGAAGTGTTGATGGAGGAATAAGCTATAAAGCTTTATGTCACATGCAAGACCATTCATGGTTTCTGCAAAACCTGGCTAGCCATTTGCATCGATCTGTTTCTCTCCgcaacattaattaaaacaaggaaaacaaaacaacatcATTAACTGGACGGAGAAAAAGTTGGCACTTGGCAGTGGGCCGGATTACTTAGGAGGTAAAATTCCCACACGTTAGGAATTTGGCACATAATCTCAGAGTTttagaaaagaatttattCATCAACTTCATACGTTAAAGATGCGACGAGTTTGAGATTATGTACCAAATTCCTAACGTGTGGGAATTTAAAGATGTTAGTGCAATTACTAACGTGTGGATGGGGATAAGCATAACTTTTTTCACCCAATGCCATATTTCTGCACGAAATAACATGCAGATATAGTATTTTAGaagattatgaaaaaatacataaaaatcattacTAGATCCAAATTTGTGCGATTTTCACACATAACTTgagaatatttataatttcgcATCACAACTAGTGGAGTAGAATCAGGGAAATTAAACATTCTACAATCATTGACGTGTGGGGTGGGGATACGCATAAACCTTTTCTATGCAGTATAAAAGAATGCAATAACTCCTTTTCTTTCAGTCGCATCGCAACAAAAGCACATCTAATAACTCTTCAGAATTCTCGTCTTCTTTGTCAGAATGGTTGATGCGATCGTTTCCTCTCTCCTGGAGCAGCTGAGCTCAGTTGCAACTGATGAACTGAAACAACAGGTGAGGCTTGTTACTGGTGTCCGACAAGAAGTGAAAAAGCTTACCAGCAATCTTCAAGCCATTCAACTTGTGCTGGAAGATGCAGAGAAAAGGCAAATGCAGCACGACAAAGCTGTTACTTTTTGGCTGGATCAGCTCAAAGACGCATCTTACGACATGGAAGATGTGTTGGAGGAGTGGGCCACCTCAAGGCTCAAATTGCAGATTGAGGGCGTTGATGATGACAATGCTCTTGCCCTTGCTCCTTATAAGAAGAAGGTACGTTCCTTCTTTTGTGCTGTATCAAACTGCTTTGGTAGTTTCAAACAACTCTGTCTTCGTCATGACATTGCTGTCAAGATTAGGGGAATCAATGAAAAGCTAGATGATATTGCCTCTCAAAAAGATAGGTTTAAATTTGTTGAGAATGTGAGTAACAATGTCAAGAAACCAGAGCGAGTGCGAACCACCTCCTTGATGGATGAGGGAGAGGTTTGC contains:
- the LOC102609179 gene encoding uncharacterized protein LOC102609179; this encodes MLGLFSDFLCINCCCPRMLADPAFLYKLLVEQAPIIGCTVWWELENQRSCPFREFDLQKRIHSLFYKAAELCMVGLTAGAVQGSLSNYLAGKKDRLSVTIPSVSTNALGYGAFLGLCANMRYQLLCGFDRAVINHFDVIGVALFLSTALRVLNVQLGERSRLAWLGVEADPLLQSDDLLKKAYNRPSQDVNGSTQKSPKWLISKNAIVSGLGLLGIKQGNVDSVEGEARASKVRRKRIVRKKVTA
- the LOC102609932 gene encoding elongation of fatty acids protein 3-like, giving the protein MASNSITSTLQYWLVNHPQILSFTWTQNQTLASSPHFLILSILTYLSLTFILYHISTSTSPSSSPLIGPHILKPITAVHNLTLLLLSLIMAVGCTLSIIVHLPHLHYTLCFPPTISPSGPLFFYAYLFYLSKILEFLDTLLIILSKSIQRLTFLHVYHHATVVVMCYLWLQTKQSLFPIALVTNASVHVIMYGYYLLCVMGLRPKWKRLVTDCQIVQFVFSFVVSVLMLYYHFTGFGCSGILGWCFNAVFNASLLTLFVNFHSKSYAKKKQG